A genome region from Setaria italica strain Yugu1 chromosome III, Setaria_italica_v2.0, whole genome shotgun sequence includes the following:
- the LOC101775086 gene encoding uncharacterized protein LOC101775086 isoform X1 has translation MTLAASAVSCRGPLPSKGWKWQSPIATWKYMRSGRHNAVIKFATKSTKRERRKFQNKPNDSLLISEEASSGSGGSASTGLEVDGEDVATDDQISGAPRSAVLQACTLTSGLLLAGGLLLRQASHLASLNGWPISDPTDVSFNFETWHLELVAGLVIAISSSRYILLQTWSDFRDSSEAANTQILTSLEPLDYIFVACLPGISEELLFRGALMPILGLNWISALIIGTIFGVLHLGNGRKYSFAIWATFVGFAYGIGTIASSSVIVPMVSHSINNIIGGLLWRFTKNSQK, from the exons ATGACGCTGGCAGCGAGCGCAGTCTCCTGTCGCGGTCCGCTCCCCTCCAAAG GTTGGAAATGGCAAAGTCCAATTGCTACATGGAAATATATGCGTTCTGGCCGACATAAT GCGGTCATAAAATTTGCGACAAAGAGTACTAAGAGGGAAAGGAGAAAATTTCAGAACAAGCCAAATGATTCACTGTTGATAAGTGAGGAAGCTTCTTCAGGCAGTGGAGGAAGTGCCAGCACAGGCCTTGAGGTCGATGGTGAGGATGTTGCTACTGATGATCAAATTTCAGGTGCCCCAAGGAGTGCTGTTCTTCAGGCTTGCACTCTCACATCAGGCTTGCTGCTTGCTGGAGGGCTTCTTCTTCGACAG GCATCACACCTTGCATCTTTAAATGGATGGCCAATTTCTGATCCTACAGATGTGTCAT TCAATTTTGAAACTTGGCATCTCGAGTTGGTAGCAGGACTTGTAATAGCAATCTCCTCTAGCAGATACATTCTGCTACAAACATGGTCAGATTTCAGAGATTCCAGTGAAGCTGCAAATACACAA ATCCTTACGTCACTAGAGCCTCTGGACTACATTTTTGTCGCTTGTCTACCCGGGATAAGTGAG GAGTTGCTCTTTCGAGGGGCACTGATGCCTATCTTGGGATTGAACTGGATTAGTGCCCTTATCATCGGAACCATTTTTGGTGTTCTTCACTTGGGCAATGGCAGGAAATATTCATTTGCAATCTG GGCAACATTTGTTGGATTTGCCTATGGTATAGGAACCATAGCTTCCTCAAGCGTTATAGTTCCAATGGTTTCTCACTCCATAAACaatattatcggaggtttacTTTGGCGCTTTACCAAGAACTCACAAAAATAA
- the LOC101775086 gene encoding uncharacterized protein LOC101775086 isoform X2 encodes MRSGRHNAVIKFATKSTKRERRKFQNKPNDSLLISEEASSGSGGSASTGLEVDGEDVATDDQISGAPRSAVLQACTLTSGLLLAGGLLLRQASHLASLNGWPISDPTDVSFNFETWHLELVAGLVIAISSSRYILLQTWSDFRDSSEAANTQILTSLEPLDYIFVACLPGISEELLFRGALMPILGLNWISALIIGTIFGVLHLGNGRKYSFAIWATFVGFAYGIGTIASSSVIVPMVSHSINNIIGGLLWRFTKNSQK; translated from the exons ATGCGTTCTGGCCGACATAAT GCGGTCATAAAATTTGCGACAAAGAGTACTAAGAGGGAAAGGAGAAAATTTCAGAACAAGCCAAATGATTCACTGTTGATAAGTGAGGAAGCTTCTTCAGGCAGTGGAGGAAGTGCCAGCACAGGCCTTGAGGTCGATGGTGAGGATGTTGCTACTGATGATCAAATTTCAGGTGCCCCAAGGAGTGCTGTTCTTCAGGCTTGCACTCTCACATCAGGCTTGCTGCTTGCTGGAGGGCTTCTTCTTCGACAG GCATCACACCTTGCATCTTTAAATGGATGGCCAATTTCTGATCCTACAGATGTGTCAT TCAATTTTGAAACTTGGCATCTCGAGTTGGTAGCAGGACTTGTAATAGCAATCTCCTCTAGCAGATACATTCTGCTACAAACATGGTCAGATTTCAGAGATTCCAGTGAAGCTGCAAATACACAA ATCCTTACGTCACTAGAGCCTCTGGACTACATTTTTGTCGCTTGTCTACCCGGGATAAGTGAG GAGTTGCTCTTTCGAGGGGCACTGATGCCTATCTTGGGATTGAACTGGATTAGTGCCCTTATCATCGGAACCATTTTTGGTGTTCTTCACTTGGGCAATGGCAGGAAATATTCATTTGCAATCTG GGCAACATTTGTTGGATTTGCCTATGGTATAGGAACCATAGCTTCCTCAAGCGTTATAGTTCCAATGGTTTCTCACTCCATAAACaatattatcggaggtttacTTTGGCGCTTTACCAAGAACTCACAAAAATAA
- the LOC101774683 gene encoding uncharacterized protein LOC101774683 → MCCGGDDGRECRPLGFLLGLPFAVLAVLVSIVGAIIWIIGLPISCICPCCLCVTLLLEAAVELVKAPLHVMTWFTSKIPC, encoded by the exons ATgtgctgcggcggcgacgacggccgcgaGTGCCGGCCGCTGGGGTTTCTGCTGGGCCTGCCGTTCGCGGTGCTCGCCGTCCTCGTCTCCATCGTCGGCGCCATCATCTGGATCATCGG GCTGCCCATCTCGTGCATCTGCCCGTGCTGCCTGTGCGTGACGCTGCtgctggaggcggcggtggagctcgtCAAGGCGCCGCTGCACGTCATGACCTGGTTCACCTCCAAGATCCCCTGCTAG